A single region of the Maniola jurtina chromosome 6, ilManJurt1.1, whole genome shotgun sequence genome encodes:
- the LOC123866281 gene encoding uncharacterized protein LOC123866281, with amino-acid sequence MSGRHGNKTRLFMSAKRKKHHFRIKRQTHFAPDTVPSNNENKENSATALNTPSKETQELMEENVSSSSSITRLNDLNIVCENDDDDCDEEISNDKLSGRRIVDIKYLFSSISNIKHQHTDCTFADLKFVKELRKGFTSQYVFRCKMCQKVETVHSEDPTSKLNTNTAIVEGILCSGNGYAQLNEICSVLNMPNMHQNTYTKIEQSLTPLIEECAIEEMIAAGEEEKRLAILNGEIDKEGCPVITVVADGSWAKRSYKSGFSSASGAGCIVGMRTKKVLFLGVRNSYCCICSRSIKLNKDVTEHRCFKNWSDSANAMEADIIAEGFAKSVEMHGIKYKNLVGDGDSSIMKKLLLKKPYGSDFTISKIEC; translated from the exons ATGAGTGGAAGACATGGGAATAAAACTCGTTTATTTATGAGTGCTAAACGAAAAAAACATCATTTCCGTATAAAACGACAGACCCACTTTGCACCGGATACAGTACCATCTAA taatgaaaacaaagaaAATTCTGCAACAGCATTGAATACACCTTCCAAGGAGACTCAAGAACTGATGGAAGAAAATGTCAGCTCCTCCTCGTCAATTACTAGACTCAATGATTTGAATATAGTTTGTGAgaacgatgatgatgactgtGATGAAGAGATATCAAACGATAAATTATCAGGACGCAGAATCGTAGatattaaatatttgttttcttCGATTTCAAATATTAAACACCAACATACAGATTGCACGTTTGCTGATTTAAAGTTTGTAAAAGAGCTACGAAAGGGTTTTACGAGCCAATATGTATTCAGATGCAAAATGTGTCAAAAAGTTGAAACTGTGCACAGTGAAGACCCAACATCAAAACTAAATACTAATACTGCAATTGTGGAAGGAATACTATGTTCAGGAAATGGATATGCTCAATTGAACGAAATTTGCAGTGTGTTAAATATGCCAAATATGCATCAAAATACATATACCAAAATTGAACAATCTCTAACCCCATTGATTGAAGAATGTGCCATAGAGGAGATGATCGCAGCAGGTGAAGAAGAAAAACGGCTGGCCATTTTAAATGGCGAGATAGATAAAGAAGGTTGTCCAGTAATTACCGTAGTTGCAGATGGCTCGTGGGCGAAACGTTCATATAAAAGTGGTTTTAGCTCTGCCTCTGGTGCTGGTTGCATTGTTGGAATGAGAACAAAAAAAGTATTGTTTCTTGGGGTTAGAAATTCCTACTGCTGTATATGTTCAAGAAGTATAAAGCTTAATAAAGATGTAACTGAACACAGATGTTTTAAAAACTGGTCCGATAGTGCAAACGCTATGGAGGCAGACATCATTGCAGAAGGTTTCGCTAAAAGTGTAGAAATGCacggaataaaatataaaaatcttgtTGGAGATGGTGATTCGAGCATAATGAAAAAGTTGTTACTGAAAAAGCCTTATGGCTCTGATTTTACAATATCCAAAATTGAGT GTTGA
- the LOC123866482 gene encoding solute carrier family 22 member 1-like, which produces MSATEVASVKNVDLDEVLDKYGIFKRYHVEKIVLVFLAFATNTMYSTNYIFSAKEVPYRCKDDMQDVSFCSASNATYYCSGWVYDEPNSFVAYFALACHEWKRTLVGSVNNFGYMCGLLLVGPMSDRLGRKTAIVITGVSGAFLGTLKSFSRWYWFYIAIEFLEAAIGDICSPMYVWTLEIVSTKNKLVYYMICSFGFTFGGVTTAFIAWLIPDWRWFLRTIYTPAFLFLFYKCLLDESPRWLLTKGRKDEAVKIFQNAAKKNKITIDKNSLDNLTCEVRENVKFSVLLKDTFKSKTLRKRFFVCLIWWTTSTFVNYGLMINSVSLQGNKYVNFALTILVDIPGTIVTTYIMVHFKRKFPLMLSFFAGAVLCMSQPLLPLNLPWLSLTVYMAGKLMCSFYFSITYLYTLELFPTYTRNSMHALCSSLGRVGSIVAPQTPLLTVYWAGLPSFVFGVAALVAGLSTFLVPDIADDALPDTVLQAEALGKPKIPSKPVGTYNEGFDTQM; this is translated from the exons atgagtgCTACAGAAGTTGCAAGTGTCAAGAATGTGGATTTGGACGAGGTATTGGATAAGTATGGTATTTTCAAGCGATACCATGTGGAAAAGATTGTTCTGGTGTTCCTTGCATTCGCTACCAATACTATGTACAGTACGAATTACATATTTTCCGCCAAGGAAGTGCCTTAcag ATGCAAAGACGACATGCAGGACGTCTCATTCTGCAGCGCGTCCAACGCCACGTATTACTGTTCGGGATGGGTGTATGACGAGCCTAACAGTTTTGTAGCTTAT TTTGCATTGGCCTGCCACGAATGGAAGAGAACCCTGGTCGGATCGGTGAACAATTTTGGATACATGTGTGGCTTGTTGCTCGTGGGACCCATGTCCGACCG GTTAGGAAGAAAGACAGCGATCGTAATAACAGGAGTTTCTGGAGCTTTCCTTGGGACGTTGAAGAGTTTCTCCAGATGGTACTGGTTCTACATTGCGATAGAGTTCCTGGAGGCTGCCATAGGAGATATTTGTTCGCCGATGtatgtatgga CTCTAGAAATAGTATCCACTAAGAATAAGTTAGTATACTACATGATATGCAGTTTTGGCTTTACTTTCGGAGGAGTTACTACGGCTTTTATAGCTTGGCTGATACCTGATTGGAGATGGTTCCTTAGGACTATTTACACACCAgcatttttattcttattttataaatgtcTGCTAGATGAGAGTCCAAGGTGGTTGCTAACTAAAGGAAGAAAAGATGAAgctgtaaaaatatttcaaaatgcaGCAAAGAAGAACAAGATTACTATTGACAAGAACTCTTTAGACAACTTAACATGTGAAGTGAGAGAAAACGTGAAGTTTTCAGTATTGTTGAAAGATACTTTCAAGTCGAAAACGCTGAGGAAACGATTCTTTGTGTGCCTGATTTGGTGGACGACGTCTACGTTTGTGAACTATGGGCTGATGATCAATTCGGTATCCTTGCAAGGGAACAAGTATGTGAACTTTGCGTTGACGATTTTGGTTGACATACCAGGAACCATAGTGACTACTTACATAATGGTTCATTTTAAGAGGAAATTTCCTTTGATGCTTTCATTTTTTGCTGGCGCTGTTTTGTGCATGTCACAACCATTATTACCGTTGA ATTTGCCATGGCTCTCTTTGACGGTATATATGGCGGGGAAGCTGATGTGCTCGTTCTACTTCTCCATCACGTACCTATACACCTTGGAGCTGTTCCCGACGTATACCAGGAACTCGATGCACGCGCTGTGCTCCTCACTCGGCCGCGTCGGATCCATCGTCGCACCACAGACACCTTTACTG ACGGTGTATTGGGCGGGTCTGCCGTCCTTCGTGTTCGGCGTGGCGGCGCTGGTGGCGGGGCTATCCACGTTCCTCGTGCCCGACATCGCCGACGACGCGCTGCCCGACACCGTGCTGCAGGCCGAGGCGCTGGGGAAACCGAAGATACCCTCCAAGCCAGTCGGGACTTATAATGAGGGGTTTGATACCCAAATGTGA
- the LOC123866492 gene encoding uncharacterized protein LOC123866492: MHLASNAESLILDVTNNTVEQFNNVIAKFIGGKRVNYTTRGSYQARCFGAVTSWNSDLAIHSRLSKKIQGCSPGKYTETFVERKRRTKQKTENYRKRKLSFAQGGTSKRRKVTGPDENYGRLDLEPDMPAEVFEDKKNKFVSQLKLTEASAKELEKNTIGQSENELWAMERRKRITASNFGKICKLRRKTSVAGLLKSLLYSQFKGTPATNYGKEKEDEAIKQFSEETGLSVVKCGLFVDSCKGFLAASPDGLINEDSIIEVKCPYKIVDMTPEEGIRKKKIDSCILQDNTLKLKRNHNYYYQVQGQLHITRRKLCYFLLWSPKGFIYEKIERDEEFWKNIEPKLEKFFFECLLPEVIDGRIPRKLPVRERNYD, encoded by the coding sequence ATGCATTTAGCGTCAAATGCAGAAAGTCTCATATTGGACGTGACAAATAATACTGTCGAACAATTTAACAATGTTATTGCAAAATTTATTGGTGGGAAACGAGTAAATTATACCACCAGAGGGTCCTATCAAGCACGATGCTTTGGCGCGGTCACATCGTGGAACAGTGACTTGGCTATACATTCACGTCTGTCTAAAAAAATTCAAGGTTGTAGTCCTGGAAAATACACTGAGACATTTGTTGAAAGAAAAAGACGAACAAAACAGAAAACAGAAAACTACCGAAAGAGAAAACTTTCGTTTGCCCAAGGTGGAACTAGCAAAAGACGAAAAGTCACTGGACCTGACGAAAATTACGGTCGGCTAGATTTGGAACCAGATATGCCTGCAGAAGTATTTGAGGACAAGAAAAATAAGTTTGTTTCTCAATTAAAACTCACAGAAGCAAGTGCCAAAGAGCTCGAAAAAAATACAATTGGTCAGAGTGAGAATGAATTGTGGGCAATGGAAAGGCGCAAGCGTATCACGGCGtcaaattttggaaaaatatgCAAGCTTCGGAGAAAAACCTCGGTTGCAGGCTTATTAAAATCATTACTCTATTCACAATTTAAAGGCACTCCTGCGACTAATTATGGAAAGGAGAAAGAAGACGAAGCCATTAAACAATTTTCCGAAGAAACCGGACTGTCCGTTGTCAAGTGCGGGTTGTTCGTCGACAGCTGTAAAGGTTTCCTGGCTGCAAGTCCTGATGGACTTATTAATGAGGATTCCATTATTGAGGTGAAATGCCCATACAAGATTGTAGATATGACTCCAGAAGAAGGTAtacgaaagaaaaaaattgacagcTGTATACTTCAGGATAACactttaaaattgaaaagaaaccacaattattattatcaagtaCAAGGTCAATTACATATAACACGCCGAAAATTGTGTTATTTTCTTTTGTGGAGCCCTAAGGGATTCATTTATGAAAAAATAGAAAGAGACGAGgaattttggaaaaatataGAACCAAAATTAGAAAAATTTTTCTTTGAATGCCTTCTGCCAGAAGTAATTGATGGTCGCATACCAAGAAAATTGCCTGTAAGGGAAAGAAATTACgactga